One window from the genome of Mugil cephalus isolate CIBA_MC_2020 chromosome 23, CIBA_Mcephalus_1.1, whole genome shotgun sequence encodes:
- the tubgcp3 gene encoding gamma-tubulin complex component 3: MATLDQKSPNVLLQSLCCRITGKSEAEVAHQFQYAVRVIGSNYAPTFERDEFLVSEKIKKELLKQRREADAALFSELHRKLQTQGILKHRWSVLYLLLSLSEDPRKPSSRVGNYGALFPQALPRDAHSTPFYCTRPQSLALSYGERTAGLSASVGTSGISSLGVYTLNGPTPTPQSLLAGQPPQSGAAQPLGSRLAWTLPVSSSPSSALAPPTARPPLGPLVPSTRVVRPRRDGDVAGDVPEAALVRDILYVFQGIDGKFIKMNAQDNCYKIDSKVVLCKSLRDTSSRLAELGWLHNKVRKYTDARSLDRAFGLVGQSFCASLHQELKEYYRLLSVLHSQLQVEDDQGVTVCTESSLTLRRLLVWMYDPKVRLKTLAALVDFCQGRKGGELASAVHSYGKTGDPQMRALVQHILSLVSHPILNFLYRWIYDGELEDTYHEFFVASDPNVKTDRLWHDKYSLRKSMIPSFITMDQARKVLLIGKSINFLHQVCHDRTPPGKITPASKSADTPKDAAELLSDLEGAFQEKIDAAYFDTSKYLLDVLNRNYLLLEHLQAMRRYLLLGQGDFIRHLMDLLKPELARPATTLYQHNLTGILETAVRATNAQFDNAEILKRLDVRLLEVSPGDTGWDVFSLDYHVDGPIATVFTRECMGHYLRVFNFLWRAKRMEYTLTDIWKGQMCNAKLLKTMPELSGVLHQCHILASEMVHFIHQMQYYITFEVLECSWDELWNKVQQAQDLDHIIAAHDFFLDTIISRCLLDNNSRSLLNQLRAIFDQIIEFQSAQDSLYRSALEELTLRLQYEEKIQQRAEEGQWGVTAEQEAEEKKRVQEFQETIPKMRSQLRILTHFYQSIVQQFLVLLMTSPDESLRFLSFRLDFNEHYRAREPRLRASLGATRGRRPSNI; this comes from the exons CTGAGGTCGCTCACCAATTCCAGTATGCGGTTCGAGTTATCGGCAGCAACTATGCCCCCACTTTTGAGCGAGACGAGTTCCTGGTGTCTGAGAAGATCAAGAAAGAGT TACTGAAGCAGAGGCGAGAGGCGGATGCGGCTCTGTTCTCGGAGCTTCATAGAAAACTTCAGACCCAA GGCATTCTGAAGCATCGCTGGTCCGTCCTCTACCTTCTGCTCAGCCTCTCCGAAGACCCCCGCAAACCGTCCAGCAGG GTTGGAAACTACGGGGCACTGTTTCCCCAAGCTCTCCCCAGGGACGCCCACTCCACCCCTTTCTACTGCACCCGTCCCCAGAGCCTGGCCCTCAGCTACGGGGAGCGGACCGCCGGGCTGTCGGCCAGCGTTGGAACCAGCGGGATTTCCAGTTTAGGAGTCTACACGCTGAACGGGCCCACGCCGACGCCACAGTCGCTGCTGGCTGG tcAACCCCCTCAGTCGGGGGCCGCTCAGCCTCTGGGCTCACGGTTAGCCTGGACGCTTCCCGTCagctcctctccttcttccgCTCTGGCCCCGCCCACCGCCCGGCCTCCCCTGGGTCCTCTGGTTCCCTCCACCAGAGTGGTCCGTCCTCGCCGGGACGGCGACGTAGCCG GCGACGTGCCCGAGGCAGCGCTGGTGCGGGACATCCTCTACGTCTTCCAGGGAATTGATGGCAAGTTCATCAAGATGAACGCCCAGGATAACTGCTACAAGATAGACAGCAAG GTGGTGCTGTGCAAGTCCCTGAGGGACACCAGCAGCAGACTGGCTGAACTGGGCTGGCTCCACAACAAAGTCAGGAAGTACACAGACGCCAGGAGCCTTGACCGGGCCTTTGGGTTGGTCGGACAG agctTCTGTGCCTCGCTCCACCAGGAACTAAAGGAGTACTACaggctcctctctgtcctccactcACAG ttgcAGGTGGAGGATGACCAGGGCGTGACCGTGTGCACAGAGAGCAGCTTGACCCTCAGGAGGCTGCTGGTCTGGATGTACGACCCCAAAGTTCGCCTCAAAACGCTGGCTGCCCTCGTCGACTTCTGCCAAG GTCGCAAGGGAGGCGAGCTGGCGTCAGCGGTCCACTCTTACGGGAAAACGGGAGACCCGCAGATGAGAGCGCTGGTTCAACACATCCTCAGCCTGGTGTCACACCCCATCCTCAACTTCCTTTACAGGTGGATATACGACGGAGAGCTGGAAGACACTTACCATGAG TTCTTCGTCGCGTCGGATCCCAACGTGAAGACGGACCGCCTGTGGCACGACAAGTACTCCCTCAGGAAGTCCATGATCCCCTCGTTCATCACCATGGACCAGGCCCGCAAG gttctGCTCATCGGCAAATCCATTAACTTCCTGCATCAGGTTTGTCACGACAGAACGCCGCCGGGCAAAATCACTCCAGCGTCCAAATCCGCAGACACTCCTAAAGATG ctgcagagctgctgtcGGACCTGGAGGGGGCCTTTCAGGAGAAAATTGACGCGGCCTACTTCGACACCAGCAAATACCTGCTGGACGTCCTCAACCGCAACTACCTGTTGCTGGAGCACCTGCAGGCCATGAGGAGATACCTGCTCCTCGGCCAGGGGGACTTCATCAGACACCTCATGGACCTGCTAAA GCCGGAGCTGGCTCGCCCCGCCACCACTTTGTACCAGCACAACCTGACTGGTATCTTGGAGACGGCGGTCAGAGCCACCAACGCGCAGTTCGACAACGCGGAGATCCTCAAGAGGCTGGATGTACGCCTGCTGGAG GTGTCTCCTGGTGATACGGGCTGGGATGTTTTCAGCCTGGACTACCACGTCGACGGACCCATCGCGACG GTGTTCACAAGGGAGTGCATGGGCCACTACCTGCGTGTTTTTAACTTCCTGTGGAGGGCGAAGAGGATGGAGTACACGCTGACCGACATCTGGAAAGGGCAGATGTGTAATGCGAAGCTGCTCAAAACCATGCCAG AGCTGTCCGGCGTGCTGCACCAGTGTCACATCCTGGCCTCCGAGATGGTCCACTTCATCCACCAAATGCAGTACTACATCACCTTTGAG GTGCTGGAGTGCTCCTGGGACGAGCTGTGGAACAAAGTGCAGCAGGCGCAGGACCTGGACCACATCATCGCCGCCCACGACTTCTTCCTGGACACCATCATCTCGAGATGCCTGCTGGACAATAACAGCAGG TCTCTTCTGAACCAGCTGAGGGCCATATTCGACCAGATCATCGAGTTTCAGAGCGCCCAGGACTCCCTCTACCGCTCGGCTCTGGAGGAGCTCACCCTCCGGCTGCAGTATGAGGAGAAGATTCAGCAGAGGGCGGAGGAG GGTCAGTGGGGAGTGACGGCCgaacaggaagcagaggagaagaagagggttCAGGAGTTCCAGGAAACCATACCAAAGATGCGCTCCCAGCTCCGCATCCTCACGCACTTCTACCAG AGCATCGTCCAGCAGTTCCTGGTGTTGCTGATGACCAGTCCGGACGAGAGTCTGCGCTTCCTCAGCTTCAGGCTGGACTTCAACGAGCACTACAG GGCCAGAGAGCCGCGACTGCGAGCCTCGCTGGGCGCCACCCGGGGGCGCCGACCCTCGAACATCTGA